The Lycium barbarum isolate Lr01 chromosome 9, ASM1917538v2, whole genome shotgun sequence genome has a segment encoding these proteins:
- the LOC132610956 gene encoding F-box/kelch-repeat protein At3g23880-like — MESKEDEAIPQHPKRSKPTDPLHFESISSRNTVLPMPSLPAELITEILLRLPVKSLLKFSYKDYSHHGLMFKVASTAILGFKVCSLRALLYHPLTEAFDLDYPGKNLGDHPRLVGSINGLICLAIRLLQGFDDLYLWNPSIRKYKKLPSYTLNLNRRNWEVRLSDFNFGFAFDEFQDDYKVVGIFPVYTYTDSPCRVEVKIYSLRSNSWRRIGDFQGRELLDHSAKFVNGKLHWLDRGRNIISIDLADEKWAEVEQPSCFKGCGWLKLGVFGSDLSVFCNYPWTHVDVWVMKDNRIKESWTKMFTINFPEVPMRYIFCPPILMSNEGEILLQFGPLFMKYNRKDDSIRYLDVTNFAPCLEAEIYVKSLVCPFYSGDPEFNNGG; from the exons atggaatcCAAAGAAGATGAAGCCATTCCTCAACACCCAAAACGGAGCAAACCCACAGATCCTCTTCATTTTGAGTCCATTTCAAGCAGAAATACAGTCTTGCCAATGCCTAGCCTTCCTGCAGAGCTCATCACTGAAATCTTGTTAAGGCTTCCTGTCAAATCACTCTTGAAATTCAG TTACAAGGACTACTCCCACCATGGACTTATGTTTAAGGTTGCTAGTACTGCTATCCTTGGCTTCAAGGTCTGTTCTCTTAGGGCTTTACTTTACCATCCTCTAACTGAGGCATTTGACTTGGATTATCCTGGTAAAAATCTCGGTGATCATCCTCGACTTGTTGGTTCTATCAATGGATTGATTTGTCTTGCCATCAGACTATTGCAAGGATTTGATGACTTGTATCTATGGAATCCGTCAATTAGAAAGTATAAGAAATTGCCTAGTTATACACTTAATCTGAACCGCCGTAACTGGGAGGTTAGACTTTCTGACTTCAATTTCGGTTTTGCATTTGATGAGTTCCAAGATGATTACAAGGTAGTGGGTATTTTCCCTGTTTATACATACACAGACAGCCCTTGTCGTGTTGAGGTCAAAATATATAGTCTGAGGAGTAATTCTTGGAGACGTATTGGTGATTTTCAAGGTAGAGAGTTGTTGGATCATTCTGCTAAGTTTGTGAATGGGAAACTTCATTGGCTTGACAGGGGCCGGAACATCATTTCTATTGATTTGGCTGATGAGAAATGGGCAGAGGTAGAGCAGCCCTCATGTTTTAAAGGATGTGGATGGTTGAAGCTAGGAGTGTTTGGGAGTGATCTTTCTGTATTTTGTAATTACCCATGGACTCATGTAGATGTCTGGGTTATGAAGGATAACAGAATAAAGGAATCTTGGACAAAGATGTTTACCATCAACTTTCCTGAAGTTCCTATGAGATATATATTTTGTCCACCCATTTTAATGTCAAATGAAGGTGAAATTTTACTTCAGTTTGGACCACTTTTCATGAAATACAATCGAAAGGATGACTCGATTAGATATCTAGATGTTACTAACTTTGCTCCATGTCTTGAGGCAGAAATCTACGTTAAGAGCCTAGTTTGTCCCTTTTATAGCGGGGACCCTGAATTCAACAACGGAGGCTGA